In Toxotes jaculatrix isolate fToxJac2 chromosome 12, fToxJac2.pri, whole genome shotgun sequence, the following are encoded in one genomic region:
- the LOC121190357 gene encoding protein ABHD15 isoform X2, with amino-acid sequence MELFIWDYLFCLLPFLLFFLLCLTRCWTTAHCWTRLAATAAGPRLICKPTALAKYLLRHCGSLARPRLAAWPRGDPNLQTLSSLLCGQLGDTIQFTRDNLLLRDGGIVAVDWAVGTGLGEAAGRKRWEGRKEHQSGGKALGCFSSTPPVLLLIPQSWGGMTPHLKALCHQAMCQGFYVAVFHPRGTAGCPLTTARLTEFGDPADLEQAVAYVHSRHPSSVLVAVSEGSGSGILLSYLGECGSSTYLTAAAAISPVLLGQLWFETAMPPVYRWGALFHRKQQLRRYANSFRGVLDVDRVLSSSSLREFEEALFCSSAQLQQRTSRPPINSLSSGLSSGPHYSQGLAPSVAWELGERANPAKDWDSYWERNEPLRDADEVAVPVLCICSRDDPLLPPASTLPMALFQSNPYFLLLLTDKGGHCGFTLEGNKEMEGGRTEDEEEGSWSHMVVLEYFRVVADFLKGEERDGAGWGDPLREHSQAGQRSRTSNMATTRRRRPTLMRRPRPQAPDQSCVDAEEGV; translated from the exons ATGGAATTATTTATATGGGACTATTTATTCTGTTTGCTCCCATTCctgttatttttcctgttgtgtcTGACTCGCTGCTGGACCACAGCACATTGTTGGACAAGACTTGCTGCCACGGCTGCAGGACCCAGGTTGATCTGCAAGCCCACTGCGCTGGCCAAATATCTGCTCCGGCACTGTGGCTCTCTGGCCAGGCCGAGACTGGCCGCCTGGCCCAGGGGAGACCCCAACCTCCAGACTCTGTCCAGCTTGCTGTGTGGACAACTTGGAGACACGATACAGTTCACAAGGGATAATCTGTTGCTGAGAGATGGGGGAATTGTAGCTGTGGACTGGGCTGTGGGGACAGGACTGGGTGAGGCAGCTGGGAGGAAGAggtgggaggggaggaaggagcaTCAGTCAGGGGGAAAGGCTCTGGGCTGCTTCTCCTCCACACCTCCTGTCCTCCTTCTCATACCTCAGTCCTGGGGAGGGATGACCCCCCACTTAAAGGCGCTGTGCCATCAGGCCATGTGTCAGGGGTTTTATGTGGCGGTGTTTCATCCTCGAGGCACAGCAGGATGCCCGCTGACCACAGCACGACTGACTGAGTTTGGGGACCCAGCTGACCTTGAGCAG GCGGTGGCTTATGTCCACAGCCGCCACCCGTCCTCTGTGCTGGTCGCAGTGAGTGAGGGTTCAGGCTCAGGGATCCTCCTTTCCTACTTGGGGGAGTGTGGATCAAGCACATACTTGACAGCGGCTGCAGCCATCTCACCTGTGCTTCTGGGCCAACTGTGGTTTGAAACAGCCATGCCTCCTGTTTATCGCTGGGGGGCGCTGTTTCACCGGAAACAGCAGCTCAGAAG ATACGCAAATTCCTTCAGAGGAGTCCTGGATGTGGATCGGGTCCTAagctcttcctccctcagagaGTTTGAGGAAGCTCTTTTCTGCTCTTCAGCCCAGCTTCAGCAGAGAACTTCTAGACCTCCAATAAACTCTCTGAGCTCTGGACTTAGCTCAGGACCTCATTACTCACAGGGCCTGGCACCTTCGGTGGCCTGGGAACTGGGCGAGAGAGCTAACCCGGCCAAGGACTGGGACAGCTACTGGGAGAGGAATGAACCACTGAGAGATGCAGATGAGGTGGCTGTCCCCGTGCTCTGTATCTGCAGCCGTGACGACCCTCTCCTCCCGCCTGCCTCCACTTTGCCCATGGCGCTTTTCCAGAGCAATCCTTATTTCCTTCTGTTGTTAACAGACAAAGGTGGGCACTGTGGATTCACTCTGGAAGGCaacaaagagatggagggaggaaggactgaagatgaggaggaaggtaGCTGGAGTCATATGGTGGTCCTGGAGTACTTCAGAGTGGTGGCCGATTTCCtaaagggggaggagagggatggGGCAGGCTGGGGTGATCCGCTAAGAGAACATAGTCAGGCTGGGCAGAGGAGCAGGACCAGCAACATGGCTACTACTCGCAGGAGGAGACCCACCTTGATGAGGAGACCAAGACCACAGGCACCTGATCAGAGCTGTGTGGATGCAGAAGAAG GTGTATGA
- the LOC121190357 gene encoding protein ABHD15 isoform X1, with amino-acid sequence MELFIWDYLFCLLPFLLFFLLCLTRCWTTAHCWTRLAATAAGPRLICKPTALAKYLLRHCGSLARPRLAAWPRGDPNLQTLSSLLCGQLGDTIQFTRDNLLLRDGGIVAVDWAVGTGLGEAAGRKRWEGRKEHQSGGKALGCFSSTPPVLLLIPQSWGGMTPHLKALCHQAMCQGFYVAVFHPRGTAGCPLTTARLTEFGDPADLEQAVAYVHSRHPSSVLVAVSEGSGSGILLSYLGECGSSTYLTAAAAISPVLLGQLWFETAMPPVYRWGALFHRKQQLRRYANSFRGVLDVDRVLSSSSLREFEEALFCSSAQLQQRTSRPPINSLSSGLSSGPHYSQGLAPSVAWELGERANPAKDWDSYWERNEPLRDADEVAVPVLCICSRDDPLLPPASTLPMALFQSNPYFLLLLTDKGGHCGFTLEGNKEMEGGRTEDEEEGSWSHMVVLEYFRVVADFLKGEERDGAGWGDPLREHSQAGQRSRTSNMATTRRRRPTLMRRPRPQAPDQSCVDAEEGNFTWKRSYTR; translated from the exons ATGGAATTATTTATATGGGACTATTTATTCTGTTTGCTCCCATTCctgttatttttcctgttgtgtcTGACTCGCTGCTGGACCACAGCACATTGTTGGACAAGACTTGCTGCCACGGCTGCAGGACCCAGGTTGATCTGCAAGCCCACTGCGCTGGCCAAATATCTGCTCCGGCACTGTGGCTCTCTGGCCAGGCCGAGACTGGCCGCCTGGCCCAGGGGAGACCCCAACCTCCAGACTCTGTCCAGCTTGCTGTGTGGACAACTTGGAGACACGATACAGTTCACAAGGGATAATCTGTTGCTGAGAGATGGGGGAATTGTAGCTGTGGACTGGGCTGTGGGGACAGGACTGGGTGAGGCAGCTGGGAGGAAGAggtgggaggggaggaaggagcaTCAGTCAGGGGGAAAGGCTCTGGGCTGCTTCTCCTCCACACCTCCTGTCCTCCTTCTCATACCTCAGTCCTGGGGAGGGATGACCCCCCACTTAAAGGCGCTGTGCCATCAGGCCATGTGTCAGGGGTTTTATGTGGCGGTGTTTCATCCTCGAGGCACAGCAGGATGCCCGCTGACCACAGCACGACTGACTGAGTTTGGGGACCCAGCTGACCTTGAGCAG GCGGTGGCTTATGTCCACAGCCGCCACCCGTCCTCTGTGCTGGTCGCAGTGAGTGAGGGTTCAGGCTCAGGGATCCTCCTTTCCTACTTGGGGGAGTGTGGATCAAGCACATACTTGACAGCGGCTGCAGCCATCTCACCTGTGCTTCTGGGCCAACTGTGGTTTGAAACAGCCATGCCTCCTGTTTATCGCTGGGGGGCGCTGTTTCACCGGAAACAGCAGCTCAGAAG ATACGCAAATTCCTTCAGAGGAGTCCTGGATGTGGATCGGGTCCTAagctcttcctccctcagagaGTTTGAGGAAGCTCTTTTCTGCTCTTCAGCCCAGCTTCAGCAGAGAACTTCTAGACCTCCAATAAACTCTCTGAGCTCTGGACTTAGCTCAGGACCTCATTACTCACAGGGCCTGGCACCTTCGGTGGCCTGGGAACTGGGCGAGAGAGCTAACCCGGCCAAGGACTGGGACAGCTACTGGGAGAGGAATGAACCACTGAGAGATGCAGATGAGGTGGCTGTCCCCGTGCTCTGTATCTGCAGCCGTGACGACCCTCTCCTCCCGCCTGCCTCCACTTTGCCCATGGCGCTTTTCCAGAGCAATCCTTATTTCCTTCTGTTGTTAACAGACAAAGGTGGGCACTGTGGATTCACTCTGGAAGGCaacaaagagatggagggaggaaggactgaagatgaggaggaaggtaGCTGGAGTCATATGGTGGTCCTGGAGTACTTCAGAGTGGTGGCCGATTTCCtaaagggggaggagagggatggGGCAGGCTGGGGTGATCCGCTAAGAGAACATAGTCAGGCTGGGCAGAGGAGCAGGACCAGCAACATGGCTACTACTCGCAGGAGGAGACCCACCTTGATGAGGAGACCAAGACCACAGGCACCTGATCAGAGCTGTGTGGATGCAGAAGAAGGTAACTTCACCTGGAAGAGGTCCTATACACGCTGA
- the taok1b gene encoding serine/threonine-protein kinase TAO1, which yields MPSSVRAGSLKDPEVAELFFKEDPEKLFSDLREIGHGSFGAVYFARDVRTNEVVAIKKMSYSGKQSNEKWQDIIKEVKFLQRIRHPNSIEYKGCYLREHTAWLVMEYCLGSASDLLEVHKKPLQEVEIAAITHGALQGLAYLHSHNMIHRDVKAGNILLTEPGQVKLADFGSASIASPANSFVGTPYWMAPEVILAMDEGQYDGKVDVWSLGITCIELAERKPPLFNMNAMSALYHIAQNESPTLQSSEWTDYFRNFVDSCLQKIPQDRPHSDDMLGHAFLQRERPDSVLMDLIQRTKDAVRELDNLQYRKMKKILLQEAHNGPTAEAQDGDEELEPGGGRTGTVNSVGSNQSIPSMSISASSQSSSVNSLNEAAQDSRSELDLMEGDHTVMSNSSVIHLKPEEEESFCGEQAASSQPSEPQATPAQAPRKHYRNREHFATIRTASLVTREMQEHEQDSELREQMSGYKRMRRQHQKHLMALENKLKGEMDEHRLRLDKELESQRSNFTQEMEKLLKKHQGALEKDLKTFANDEKKFQQHIQVQQKKELSSFLESQKREYKLRKEQLKEELSENQSTPKKEKQEWLSKQKENIQHFQAEEEANLLRRQRQYLELECRRFKRRILIARHNVEQDLAREELNKRQTQKDLEHAMLLRHHESMQELEFRHLATIQKARAELIRTQHQTELTNQLEYNKRRERELRRKHVMEVRQQPKSLKSKELQIKKQFQETCKTQTRQYKALRNHLLETTPKSDHKAVLKRLKEEQTRKLAILAEQYDHSINEMLSTQALRLDEAQEGECQVLRMQLQQELELLNAYQSKIKMQTDAQHDKERRELEQRVSLRRALLEQKIEEEMLALQNERLERIRSLLERQAREIEAFDSESMRLGFSNMVLTNLAPDSQGGWGGGGAGSQGAQGGGHWPGGGGGGGGHHSHHHQGGSSSQQPWGHPMLAGGPPPWSLHHPGGGSQRGSGGGVGGVRNSPQAMRRTSSGGRSEQGMSRSASITSQISNGSHLSYT from the exons ATGCCCTCCTCTGTAAGGGCAGGGAGCCTGAAGGATCCGGAGGTGGCTGAGCTTTTCTTCAAAGAAGACCCAGAGAAGCTTTTCTCAGACCTCCGAGAGATTGGCCATGGCAGCTTTGGCGCCGTCTACTTT GCACGGGATGTACGCACAAATGAGGTGGTGGCAATTAAAAAGATGTCCTACAGTGGCAAACAGTCTAATGAG AAATGGCAGGACATTATAAAGGAGGTGAAGTTTCTTCAGAGGATCCGGCACCCCAACAGCATAGAATACAAAGGTTGTTACCTCCGTGAGCACACAGCATGG CTGGTGATGGAGTACTGTCTTGGCTCAGCCTCTGATCTGCTAGAAG TTCATAAAAAACCTCTACAAGAAGTAGAGATTGCTGCCATTACACATGGTGCTCTGCAGGGGCTGGCCTACCTTCATTCCCACAATATGATCCACAG GGATGTGAAGGCAGGTAACATCCTGCTGACTGAGCCTGGGCAGGTCAAACTGGCAGACTTTGGCTCTGCTTCCATCGCCTCACCTGCCAACTCTTTTGTGGGAACGCCATATTG GATGGCACCTGAGGTGATTCTAGCTATGGACGAGGGCCAGTATGATGGGAAGGTGGATGTCTGGTCCTTGGGGATCACCTGTATAGAACTAG CGGAGAGGAAGCCCCCCTTGTTTAACATGAATGCAATGAGTGCCTTATACCACATAGCGCAGAACGAGAGCCCCACACTGCAGTCTAGTGAATG GACGGATTACTTTAGAAACTTTGTTGATTCTTGCCTTCAGAAAATCCCCCAGGACAGGCCGCACTCTGACGACATGCTGGGT CATGCGTTTCTGCAGCGTGAACGTCCAGACTCTGTCCTGATGGATCTTATTCAGAGGACCAAGGATGCAGTGCGAGAGCTGGATAACCTGCAGTACCGCAAGATGAAGAAGATCCTCCTTCAGGAGGCCCACAACGGACCCACAGCAGAAGCCCAGGATGGAGATGAg GAGCTGGAGCCCGGTGGAGGTCGGACAGGAACTGTGAACAGTGTCGGCAGCAATCAGTCCATCCCCAGCATGTCCATCAGCGCCAGCTcccagagcagctccgtcaacAGTCTGAACGAAGCGGCCCAGGACAGCCGCAGCGAGCTGGACCTGATGGAGGGAGACCACACAGTCATGTCCAACAGCTCCGTCATACATCTCAAACCG gaagaagaggagagttTCTGTGGGGAGCAGGCAGCCAGCAGTCAACCCTCTGAGCCCCAGGCAACACCAGCTCAAGCCCCGAGGAAGCACTACCGCAACAGGGAGCATTTTGCCACCATACGCACAGCGTCGCTT GTGACTCGCGAGATGCAGGAACACGAGCAGGACTCCGAGCTGCGGGAGCAAATGTCAGGATACAAACGCATGAGACGGCAGCATCAGAAGCACCTGATGGCCCTGGAGAACAAGCTCAAAGGGGAGATGGATGAGCACCGCCTGAGGCTGGACAAGGAGCTGGAGAGTCAGAGAAGCAACTTCACCCAGGAGATGGAGAAGCTGCTCAAAAAACACCAGGGAGCCCTGGAGAAAGAT CTGAAGACATTTGCCAACGATGAGAAAAAGTTCCAGCAGCACATCCAGGTGCAGCAGAAGAAGGAGCTCAGCAGCTTCCTGGAGTCACAGAAGCGGGAGTATAAGCTACGCAAGGAGCAGCTCAAAGAG GAACTGAGTGAGAACCAGTCGACTCccaagaaagagaaacaggagtGGCTGTCCAAGCAGAAAGAGAACATCCAACACTTCCAG gcggaggaggaggccaatttgctgaggagacagaggcagTACCTGGAGCTGGAGTGTCGGCGGTTCAAACGCAGGATCCTCATTGCCAGACACAATGTGGAGCAGGATCTGGCCAGAGAG gAGCTGAACAAACGGCAGACACAGAAGGACCTGGAGCATGCCATGCTGCTCAGGCATCACGAGTCGATGCAGGAGCTGGAGTTCAGGCACCTGGCGACGATCCAGAAGGCGCGGGCTGAGCTGATCCGGACCCAGCACCAGACAGAACTCACCAACCAGCTGGAATACAataagaggagggagagggagctgagACGCAAGCATGTCATGGAGGTCCGACAGCAGCCCAAGAGCCTCAAG tCTAAGGAGCTTCAGATTAAGAAGCAGTTCCAGGAGACTTGCAAAACCCAGACCAGGCAGTACAAGGCCCTCAGGAACCATCTGCTGGAAACCACGCCCAAGTCTGACCACAAGGCCGTGCTGAAGAGGCTGAAGGAGGAGCAGACCAGGAAGCTGGCCATCCTGGCCGAGCAGTACGACCACTCCATCAATGAAATGCTCTCCACGCAGGCT CTGCGGTTAGATGAAGCTCAAGAGGGGGAGTGTCAGGTTCTAaggatgcagctgcagcaggagctggagctgctcaACGCGTACCAGAGCAAGATCAAGATGCAAACAGATGCTCAGCATgacaaggagaggagggagctgGAGCAGAGGGTCTCTCTGCGGAGGGCTCTGCTGGAGCAGAAA ATTGAGGAGGAAATGCTGGCCCTGCAGAACGAACGCCTGGAGCGAATCCGCTCACTGCTGGAGCGCCAGGCCCGAGAAATTGAGGCTTTTGACTCGGAGTCCATGCGGCTGGGCTTCAGCAACATGGTGCTCACTAACCTGGCTCCCGATTCCCAGGGAGGCTGGGGGGGAGGAGGTGCAGGAAGCCAGGGGGCTCAGGGAGGAGGCCACTggcctggaggaggtggaggaggagggggtcaCCATAGCCATCACCACCAGGGGGGCTCCAGCTCACAGCAGCCCTGGGGTCACCCTATGCTGGCTGGGGGCCCGCCACCCTGGAGCCTCCACCACCCCGGAGGAGGGAGTCAGAGGGGAAGCGGGGGCGGCGTAGGAGGGGTGAGGAACAGCCCGCAGGCTATGAGGAGGACGTCATCAGGGGGGAGGAGTGAACAGGGCATGAGCAGGAGCGCCAGCATCACCTCTCAGATCTCCAACGGATCCCACCTGTCATACACCTag